In Callospermophilus lateralis isolate mCalLat2 chromosome 18, mCalLat2.hap1, whole genome shotgun sequence, one DNA window encodes the following:
- the Gcsh gene encoding glycine cleavage system H protein, mitochondrial translates to MTRAVQPAHSRRGRRAAEAPRATLCTLANMALRAVRSALAATRSLRAGPAPVALCPPRPWRVRAGAVRTLRTGPSLLSVRKFTEKHEWITTENGIGTVGISNFAQEALGDVVYCSLPEVGTKLKKQDEFGALESVKAASELYSPLSGEVTEINEALAENPGLVNKSCYKDGWLIKMTLSDPSELDDLMSEEAYEKYVKSIEE, encoded by the exons ATGACCCGCGCAGTTCAACCAGCCCACTCCCGCCGGGGTCGCAGGGCGGCAGAGGCGCCGCGGGCGACCCTCTGTACCCTTGCGAATATGGCGCTGCGAGCAGTCCGAAGCGCGCTAGCTGCGACCCGCAGCCTGCGTGCAGGCCCTGCGCCCGTTGCGCTCTGCCCGCCGCGGCCCTGGCGGGTGAGGGCGGGCGCTGTTCGGACGCTGCGCACCGGACCCTCTCTGCTCTCCG TGCGTAAATTCACAGAGAAACATGAATGGATAACTACAGAAAATGGTATTGGAACAGTGGGAATCAGCAATTTTGCACAG gaagCTCTGGGAGATGTTGTTTATTGTAGTCTGCCTGAAGTTGGaacaaaattgaaaaaacaaG atgaGTTTGGTGCTTTGGAAAGTGTGAAAGCTGCCAGTGAACTCTATTCTCCTCTATCAGGAGAAGTAACTGAAATTAATGAGGCACTTGCAGAAAACCCAGGGCTTGTGAACAAATCTTGTTACAAAGATG GTTGGCTGATAAAGATGACACTGAGTGACCCTTCAGAACTAGATGACCTAATGAGCGAAGAAGCATATGAGAAATATGTAAAATCTATTGAGGAGTGA